The following proteins come from a genomic window of Diorhabda carinulata isolate Delta chromosome X, icDioCari1.1, whole genome shotgun sequence:
- the LOC130902251 gene encoding uncharacterized protein LOC130902251 has protein sequence MGASVLPKEIQSSLQNLIEQKLEIKDYDLSFSKGSSKGDNYLGVLTRVTVTEKNDKVANPRIFNLIIKSAPQSEEFRKYIKIEILHGREVCMYEQVFPELKRFQEEVGLEDIFYPVPKCYKTSNVAPYEHLILEDMTANGYEMKNRKIVTDLNHSMEVLKAYGKYHALCLALKIKEPEVFDNLVELTKETYFANVNLENLCGTIKAVIDKVTQKLDQDKDRKLIKKLDEFIKFPVNGLLENLSIKAANGDAVFSHGDSWINNILFKYEDNSSWPSKICFLDWQLSRCASPAIDISYFIFSCTDKMLRAHHYEDLLNAYHSSLLSFLKQLGCDLDIFSKEKLLDNMKRFSKYGLMMCLITIPLAAAEMDEIPDWTNDMKEEERTKMFSQERKSEKYIINKLIDVVRDFDKLEYI, from the exons ATGGGCGCTTCTGTTTTGCCAAAAGAAATTCAAAGTAGCTTACAAAATTTGATAGAGCAGAAATTAGAAATTAAGGATTATGACTTGAGCTTTTCAAAAGGTTCATCCAAAGGCGACAATTATTTAGGTGTATTGACCAGAGTAACAGTGACAGAAAAGAATGATAAAGTAGCGAATCctagaattttcaatttaataataaaaagtgcGCCACAATCTGAagaattcagaaaatatattaaaatagaaattctaCATGGACGAGAAGTTTGCATGTACGAACAAGTTTTTCCGGAATTGAAGAGATTTCAAGAAGAAGTTGGATTAGAAGATATTTTCTATCCAGTACCAAAATGTTACAAAACATCTAATGTTGCTCCAtatgaacatttaattttagaGGACATGACGGCTAATGGATATGAAATGAAGAATAGGAAAATTGTTACAG atttaaacCATTCCATGGAAGTTTTGAAAGCATACGGAAAGTATCACGCTTTATGTTTAGCACTAAAAATCAAAGAACCAGAAGTATTTGATAACTTAGTAGAACTCACGAAAGAAACTTATTTTGCAAAtgttaatttggaaaatttatgtgGAACCATTAAAGCCGTCATTGACAAGGTGACTCAAAAATTGGATCAAGATAAAGatagaaaactaataaaaaaacttgatgaGTTTATCAAATTTCCTGTAAATGGTTTGTTGGAAAATTTGTCTATTAAAGCAGCTAACGGCGACGCAGTATTTTCCCATGGAGATAGTTGGataaataatattctgtttAAATACGAG GACAACAGTTCGTGGCCTTCAAAAATTTGCTTTCTGGATTGGCAACTAAGCCGATGTGCTTCGCCAGCAATAGATATAtcgtatttcattttttcctgcACAGATAAAATGTTAAGAGCACATCATTACGAGGATTTACTGAATGCCTATCATTCTAGTCTTTTATCCTTTTTAAAGCAGTTGGGATGTGATTTggacatattttcaaaagaaaaattattagataacaTGAAAAGATTCTCTAAATATGGTTTGATGATGTGTCTTATCACTATTCCATTGGCAGCTGCGGAAATGGATGAAATACCTGACTGGACAAACGatatgaaagaagaagaacGCACCAAAATGTTTTCCCAAGAaagaaaaagtgagaaatacataatcaataaattaattgatgTCGTAAGGGATTTTGAtaaattggaatatatttaa